DNA from Pajaroellobacter abortibovis:
CCCCGCTGCCAATGAAGGTCAGTGAAGCGGGAGAAGGATGTGTTGCTTGTCCAAAGGCATAGCCTGCAATGCCTCCTACTGTTGTTGAAGCCATGGTTACTGTGAATTGAGTTGAGATAGACCATGGTTGATAGCGGGAGCCTGCATGTTGTGATTGGGTCATGAGAATGCCTATCGCGGTTCCCGCTCCTAGCAGAAGGCCTGTTCCTATGGATGAAGGGACCCCCCTTGCAAACGGATCCAGTGAATCCCACAGGTAGAATGCTGTGGGAAACAGGATGCCAAGTCCGATGGGAGTCAACATGGCGAGTCCGGGGTCTCGGATTGGGGCGATCGTGTCAATCCATATGCCCGAGGTAACGCCATAGAGCGCACTGGTGCTGTAAAGGAAAAGTATCTCTTCGTTGCTGCGCTCTTCGGAGACGAAGGATGTGTCGGCTTGAAATTCGACTGGGCCCGCTTCTCTGTACGATTCGTTGGTATTGTTCCCTTCGGAGGGGTTGTGGTCGGAATAGGATGGAGTCCCTAGGGCGATAGAGGTATAGGTTAACCCCAACGTAAATCCCACTCCTACCTTCAAAGAGAATAATATCCTCTTGTATTCGTTTTTCTTTTTTTGAGGTATGGTCATTCTTGGCTCTTCGGTGGGTCTGTTCACTTGGATAGAGAGTAAAAAGGGAGAAAAGCGTGGGCGCAGGTGATGAGGGGGTTGCTAATCTGTGTGTTCTTGGATGTGCATTGTATCGAGGAATTATCATGAATTATGTTGTTAAGGAGAGAGCAGATGTCGATCTGCATCAAAAAAAAAGAGGAGGGCGTGACCAGAGGATAACCTCTCCGACTTCTTTTTGGAATTGGCTGTTGCGAGGTGTGTATTGGAGTCTTTGGTTTTTTATTCTTCCGGCTGCTCTTGCCGTCTTTTGCGTATGGGGAATTATCCCGGATCCATCTTCTTCCTTGGTGGTGAAAGGGGGTTGGTTTGAAGAGTGGGTGTGTGAACAGCCTGTGCCAATTGGAATCATCTGTTTTACTCTCTTTGACATGATCTTCTGGTCCATGCGTTATCACCTTCCTTGGGCGTCAGGGCTGTATCCGTCTTTGCCTCACAATATCCCTAGGCGTCTCTGTCCACTGTTTGAACGAGCTCAAGGTTTGCAAGAAAAGGTGGATTCCATCTTTCTCAACCACCAGCGCGATGTTGAGAGGCGCCTTGCTGCTCATGAGCATCAGCAGGTTCAGAGGAGTATACAGCAGTTGTTTCATGCGATGGAACGAGTTCCGTTGGATGAGTATGAGTTGGTGGAAGCCCTTCATCAGGCTGAACAGGATGTGGACAGGATCCTGTCCCCTTGGAAAAAGAGTATGGTGCGCGAGTATCTTGAGTCCATTTTAATGGCTGTAGGGATGGCGTTGCTCCTTCGTACTTTTTTGGTAGAGGCTTTTAAAATACCCAGTGGCTCTATGATCCCTACCCTTCAAGTGGGGGATCATATCTTTGTTAATAAATTCAGCTATGGTCCTGCGATTCCCTGGGTGCAGACTCGTTTGTGGCCCCATTTGCCTCCCAAGCGAGGTGATGTGATCGTGTTCGCTTTTCCGGAACACCCCGAACAAGACTTTATTAAGCGGGTTATGACCATTCCGGGGGATGTTCTTGAAGTGAGGGAAGGGCATCCCTGGATCAATGGGTGGCAAGTCCCGTCGTGTAAGGTGGGAACGTATTCATATCTTGAATCTCGTTTTTCTCCTGTCAAACACGAAGGAGAATTGTATGTTGAATTTCTGGAGGGAGTGGCTTTCCTGACGTTTTACGATCGGATGGGGGTTGTTCGTGGACAGGTACAAGGACCTTACCTCGCAAAACCAGAAGAGGTTTGGGTCATGGGGGATAACCGCAACAACAGTCAGGATTCAAGACGGTGGTGGGGGGAGAAAGGAGGAGGAGTCCCTTACTCTCACATTCGCGGGAGAGCGATGATGGTTTGGTTGAGTCTCTCGAGTCGGGGGGTCGACTGGAGCCGTTTTGGGGTTAGAGTTATGGATAGCCCCCATCTTCCTGCGGCTATGAAAGCGCTTCAGCCGGTTTTGGACCGGTGTATGGCACGTCGCCCTTCCTATGTGGAGACAGTCCCTCCTAAGCCTGGTCTATTGGATCAATAAAGGGGGACATGGGTCGCACGGTGCTTATACTGATGGTGGCTTAGATGGACGTCTATTGTGCTCCCAATTACAAAGATACGCTATACAATTGTCAGAAGTTTTGCCGTAAGCGGTTCGATTGTATCCATCAGCGCGTCAATAGAGAAGGGGAATACCGAGATCAGCCCTATGAACGGTGAATGAGGTGGGGTATGGACGGAAAACGGTGTAAATGGCAGTTAGGGATTGCGATCTTGATTAGGGTGGGTATGCTCCTTGGAGCAGGCTCTTGTTCTACAATGCAGTCGAGTGCATCCAAAGATCCGCTTCGCTGTGAACGAGACCTCGCGTGCAGAAAGGATAAGGCTGCGGCAGAGGATTGTGCAACCCAATGTGCTTACGGTCCTGAGTGCATGGAGCGATGTCGAGAAATGACCAAAGGGCTTCCTTTGCATGAGATCTGATGAGATGAAGTGTTTTAAGGATGGGGAAAGGGGGGCATGTGATGGGCGAGCCATTGACCTGTAGCGGTTGGTTGAGCATACAACTGAGCGGATTTTCCCTGAAAAACGATGGTCCCTCCATCCTTTCCTGCCTCGGGTCCGAGTTCGATCACCCAGTCGGCGCGGGTAATCAGATCGGGATGGTGTTCGATGATGACCAATGTATCCCCTCGTTGCACGAGCCGATCGAAGACTGTGATTAATTGGTGTACGTCTTGGATATGGAGTCCAGTGGTCGGCTCATCGAGGACATAGAGCGTTGGCTCATGCGCGATGCCAGCTGTCAGTTCTGCCGCTAATTTGAGGCGTTGGGCTTCCCCTCCCGATAGTGTGTGCGATCCTTGCCCGAGCTGGAGGTATCCGATCCCAAGATCGCAGAGGGTTTGAAGCGG
Protein-coding regions in this window:
- the lepB gene encoding signal peptidase I gives rise to the protein MGAGDEGVANLCVLGCALYRGIIMNYVVKERADVDLHQKKRGGRDQRITSPTSFWNWLLRGVYWSLWFFILPAALAVFCVWGIIPDPSSSLVVKGGWFEEWVCEQPVPIGIICFTLFDMIFWSMRYHLPWASGLYPSLPHNIPRRLCPLFERAQGLQEKVDSIFLNHQRDVERRLAAHEHQQVQRSIQQLFHAMERVPLDEYELVEALHQAEQDVDRILSPWKKSMVREYLESILMAVGMALLLRTFLVEAFKIPSGSMIPTLQVGDHIFVNKFSYGPAIPWVQTRLWPHLPPKRGDVIVFAFPEHPEQDFIKRVMTIPGDVLEVREGHPWINGWQVPSCKVGTYSYLESRFSPVKHEGELYVEFLEGVAFLTFYDRMGVVRGQVQGPYLAKPEEVWVMGDNRNNSQDSRRWWGEKGGGVPYSHIRGRAMMVWLSLSSRGVDWSRFGVRVMDSPHLPAAMKALQPVLDRCMARRPSYVETVPPKPGLLDQ